One Chryseobacterium wanjuense genomic region harbors:
- a CDS encoding glycosyltransferase family 4 protein produces MKILFVEAVQNYGGARKSTVELAGRLQENGHGVKIIDFWGTCEPFVQAMEKRNISYSILDKRQTPFILASSNKIKMLSNYMKYLQLLSAYRKKIKLLINDFQPDLVIVNNTKTLSILSKSGSYKIAFFARGWFLPRTVNRFNTILIKKLTDIYIGVSQSTRQAIFSGGFAALEDIYTVPNAIDYTGFLNDFKDRENIPNWSDDQADRPFVIMHCGGFLPSKGQHITIEIAKKLKRDKVRFKILLVGIIYQGDASQKYYDKILKQIEEEQLQEYFEIVLNKSDVLEYFGKMDVLLHPSSTEGLPRVVMEAMALGKPVIGNAVGGMTDYILHGFTGYLTNFNSIEDYIKYCGLLQKDKELYGFISNNASGLIGKCYTTDNQIEQLLKIKVK; encoded by the coding sequence ATGAAAATATTATTTGTTGAAGCTGTTCAGAACTATGGGGGTGCAAGAAAAAGCACCGTAGAATTGGCTGGGCGGTTACAGGAAAACGGACATGGGGTGAAAATAATAGATTTCTGGGGAACCTGCGAACCTTTCGTACAGGCAATGGAAAAGCGTAATATCAGCTATTCTATTCTTGACAAAAGGCAAACTCCGTTCATATTGGCAAGCAGCAATAAAATTAAGATGCTTTCTAATTACATGAAATATCTGCAATTGCTAAGTGCTTACAGAAAAAAAATAAAACTACTGATCAATGATTTTCAGCCGGATCTTGTGATTGTGAATAATACCAAAACATTATCCATATTATCGAAATCCGGAAGCTATAAAATTGCATTTTTTGCAAGAGGATGGTTTTTACCACGAACAGTTAACCGCTTTAATACCATTTTAATTAAAAAATTAACGGATATCTACATCGGAGTTTCGCAATCAACGAGACAGGCCATTTTCTCAGGAGGTTTTGCCGCCCTGGAAGATATTTATACGGTACCGAATGCCATAGATTATACCGGGTTTTTAAATGACTTTAAAGACAGAGAAAATATCCCGAACTGGAGCGATGACCAAGCGGACAGACCTTTTGTAATCATGCATTGTGGTGGGTTTTTACCGTCAAAAGGACAGCATATTACGATTGAAATTGCGAAAAAGCTTAAGCGTGATAAGGTAAGGTTTAAAATTCTGTTGGTAGGAATTATTTATCAGGGAGATGCTTCTCAGAAATATTATGATAAGATTTTAAAGCAGATTGAGGAAGAGCAGCTTCAGGAATATTTTGAAATTGTACTGAATAAAAGTGACGTTCTGGAGTATTTCGGGAAAATGGATGTTTTACTGCATCCCTCATCTACAGAAGGATTACCACGTGTTGTGATGGAAGCAATGGCGTTGGGAAAACCGGTGATCGGTAATGCTGTAGGCGGAATGACAGACTATATTCTACACGGATTTACAGGATATCTCACCAATTTTAATTCTATTGAAGATTATATAAAGTATTGCGGTCTTTTGCAAAAAGATAAAGAACTGTACGGATTTATCTCCAATAATGCTTCCGGGCTTATAGGGAAATGCTATACAACAGATAATCAAATAGAACAGTTGCTGAAAATTAAGGTCAAATAA
- a CDS encoding acetyltransferase, translating to MYLYGASGHGKVVAEVAEECGYNIDAYIDENPSKDKLLSYPVLNEIPQQEIEILISIGHNRIRKRIVAQNEQFSYATLIHPKSIISKRVKIGEGTVVMPGATINAIVKVGKHCIVNTNASIDHDCILEDFVHISPNVGLGGNVYVGEGTHVGIGVNVIQGITIGKWCTIGAGAVIISDVPDGCTVVGNPGRIIKSKSLKI from the coding sequence ATGTATTTATACGGAGCAAGTGGTCATGGTAAAGTAGTGGCAGAAGTCGCTGAAGAATGTGGTTATAATATTGATGCGTATATCGATGAAAACCCATCGAAAGATAAACTCCTGAGTTATCCTGTTCTTAATGAAATTCCGCAGCAAGAGATAGAAATACTTATTTCTATAGGACACAATAGAATAAGAAAAAGAATAGTTGCACAAAACGAACAATTCAGTTATGCTACATTGATCCACCCAAAATCGATCATTTCTAAAAGAGTAAAGATCGGGGAAGGAACTGTTGTAATGCCAGGTGCCACCATAAATGCAATAGTAAAGGTGGGAAAACACTGTATTGTGAATACCAATGCATCTATTGATCATGATTGTATCCTCGAAGATTTTGTACATATCTCACCAAATGTCGGACTTGGTGGAAACGTTTATGTAGGCGAAGGAACCCACGTCGGAATCGGAGTAAATGTCATACAGGGAATAACTATCGGAAAATGGTGTACCATTGGAGCAGGAGCAGTTATCATTAGTGATGTCCCGGACGGTTGTACGGTAGTAGGCAATCCCGGAAGAATAATAAAAAGTAAAAGTTTAAAAATTTAA
- a CDS encoding glycosyltransferase family 2 protein, producing MKNERIAVVTPVYNGAETIEKSIRSLLDQTFDSWVNVIVNDGSTDETRKILEKYQNDERFYIINLENNVGRGAARKIALEKVKEIDAKYMCMLDADDLYYSDKLKWQYDYMELHPDIALLSCSIGYIDHDNKLVGVLETFDKEQIMEFDHYINYKAVPHACSIIRLSEIGEVTFDEKLLLGQDQDFMIRMLIKKKYAFIPKIGYLYNRADSFSFKKYKKSLHLAFYAKKKLQLGALDLLKIYIINQVKIMYVGILCLVGKEKIYLNKIGRPTLQNELQEHQTKLRMKV from the coding sequence ATGAAGAATGAAAGAATTGCAGTAGTAACTCCCGTTTATAATGGTGCAGAAACGATTGAAAAGTCAATCAGGTCACTATTGGATCAAACTTTTGATAGCTGGGTGAATGTTATCGTAAATGACGGATCTACCGACGAAACCAGAAAGATCCTGGAAAAATATCAGAACGATGAGAGGTTTTATATCATCAATCTGGAAAATAATGTGGGAAGGGGAGCTGCAAGAAAAATAGCACTGGAAAAAGTAAAGGAAATTGATGCGAAGTATATGTGTATGCTGGATGCAGATGACCTTTATTACTCGGATAAGCTGAAATGGCAATATGACTATATGGAGCTTCATCCGGATATAGCATTGTTATCTTGCTCGATAGGATATATTGATCATGATAACAAGCTTGTAGGTGTTCTGGAAACATTTGATAAAGAGCAGATTATGGAATTTGATCATTATATCAATTATAAAGCAGTTCCGCACGCATGTTCCATCATCAGGCTTTCCGAAATCGGGGAGGTTACATTTGATGAAAAACTGTTGTTGGGTCAGGATCAGGATTTTATGATCAGAATGTTGATAAAAAAGAAGTATGCATTTATTCCTAAGATAGGATATTTATATAACAGAGCTGATTCTTTTTCTTTTAAAAAGTATAAAAAATCATTACATCTGGCTTTTTATGCTAAAAAGAAACTGCAATTGGGAGCATTGGATTTATTAAAAATATACATTATCAACCAAGTGAAAATAATGTATGTGGGGATACTTTGCCTTGTAGGAAAGGAAAAGATTTACCTCAATAAAATAGGGCGCCCGACGCTTCAGAATGAATTACAGGAACATCAAACTAAATTAAGAATGAAGGTATGA
- a CDS encoding glycosyltransferase family 4 protein — translation MTKNEKVIRTSTVPLSLNLLLKGQLKFLNEFYEIVGISSEGELLDEVKQREGIKTIKVNMERGISPLKDLSSLYKLYKILKTEKPVIVHSITPKAGLLTMLSGKMAGVPIRIHTFTGLIFPTRKGPVQKLLINMDRLLCSAATHVYPEGEGVKKDLINYKITSKYLRVIGNGNVNGIDLNHFSSEQISEEQKKLLRKELNIEDSDFVFVFVGRLLGDKGINELVEAFTLLNNKDSERRSKLLLVGPLEHELDPVRPDILEEIKNNPDIISVGFQSDVRPYFAISHALAFPSYREGFPNVVMQAGAMGLPSIVSDINGCNEIIMEDQNGVIVPVKNSEKLSQAMERIKSDTAYYQKLKTNARPMIESRYEQSEVWNAVLAEYKKLIKEREYRV, via the coding sequence ATGACAAAAAATGAGAAAGTAATTCGCACATCAACAGTACCATTGTCCTTAAATCTTTTATTAAAAGGACAATTGAAATTCTTAAACGAATTTTATGAGATTGTAGGAATATCTTCAGAAGGCGAGTTACTTGACGAAGTAAAGCAGAGAGAAGGTATCAAAACGATTAAAGTGAACATGGAAAGAGGAATCAGTCCTTTAAAAGACCTGAGTTCTCTATATAAGTTGTATAAAATTTTAAAAACAGAAAAGCCGGTCATTGTACACTCCATCACACCTAAGGCAGGGCTTTTAACGATGCTTTCAGGGAAAATGGCAGGAGTTCCTATCCGGATTCACACCTTTACGGGGCTTATTTTTCCCACCAGAAAAGGGCCGGTGCAGAAGCTTCTTATTAATATGGACAGGCTGCTGTGTTCAGCCGCCACTCATGTTTATCCGGAAGGGGAAGGCGTGAAAAAAGATTTGATTAATTACAAAATCACTTCAAAATATTTAAGAGTTATCGGAAATGGAAATGTAAACGGGATCGACCTGAATCATTTTTCGTCCGAACAAATTTCCGAGGAGCAAAAAAAGCTTTTAAGAAAAGAATTGAATATAGAAGATAGTGATTTCGTCTTTGTCTTTGTAGGGCGTTTGCTGGGAGATAAGGGAATTAATGAGCTGGTAGAAGCATTTACGCTTTTAAATAACAAAGATTCAGAACGCAGATCCAAATTATTGTTAGTTGGTCCGCTGGAACACGAGCTGGATCCTGTACGTCCCGATATTTTAGAAGAAATTAAAAATAATCCGGATATCATATCGGTCGGTTTTCAGAGTGATGTTCGTCCGTATTTTGCAATTTCTCACGCATTGGCTTTCCCAAGTTATCGCGAAGGATTCCCCAATGTAGTGATGCAGGCGGGAGCAATGGGATTGCCGAGTATAGTTTCAGACATCAACGGATGCAACGAAATTATCATGGAAGATCAAAACGGGGTCATCGTTCCGGTAAAAAACAGTGAAAAGCTTAGCCAGGCCATGGAAAGAATAAAATCGGACACAGCGTATTATCAAAAATTAAAAACGAATGCCCGCCCGATGATTGAATCTCGCTACGAGCAGTCAGAGGTCTGGAATGCCGTATTGGCAGAATACAAAAAACTAATTAAAGAAAGAGAATATCGTGTATAA
- a CDS encoding ATP-grasp domain-containing protein: protein MKIGIHHRKGSFSDRWIEYLEEKKIPYVILNAFDNDIIKQIKDNGITHFMWHFNQNYFEDMLQARTLFRSINQIGIKTFPNEESYWHFDDKVSQKYLLEALDIPLVKSDVFYHQNEAEKYIENTSFPKVFKLKGGAGSINVKLVKTKQQAKKLVKQAFGRGFDAFDSWTVFTDTIERFRRQKTLHNFLRIIKWGGKGIFVDKQYKVFPKQRNYVYFQEFIPNLSYDIRLIVIGNKCYYLKRNTRNNDFRASGSGMLEFAPGKFNLEAVDIAFKAARQLNMICVAYDFIFDENDQPLVVEISYGFQPYVYDQCLGFYDKDLKWNKTDVNLEYEIVHSFLNAYS from the coding sequence ATGAAGATAGGAATACATCATCGTAAAGGAAGTTTTTCTGATCGCTGGATTGAATATCTGGAGGAGAAAAAGATACCTTATGTGATATTGAATGCTTTTGATAATGATATTATTAAGCAGATAAAAGACAATGGGATAACGCATTTTATGTGGCATTTCAATCAGAATTATTTTGAGGACATGCTGCAGGCGAGAACCCTGTTCAGATCTATTAATCAGATCGGGATAAAAACATTCCCCAATGAAGAATCTTACTGGCATTTTGATGATAAAGTGTCACAGAAATATCTTCTGGAAGCCCTTGATATTCCATTAGTAAAATCAGATGTTTTTTATCATCAGAACGAAGCTGAAAAGTATATAGAAAATACCTCATTTCCGAAAGTTTTTAAACTAAAAGGAGGTGCAGGATCCATCAACGTAAAACTTGTAAAAACAAAACAACAGGCCAAAAAGCTGGTGAAACAGGCATTTGGTCGTGGGTTTGACGCTTTCGATTCCTGGACGGTCTTTACGGATACCATCGAAAGGTTCCGGAGACAAAAAACACTTCACAATTTTCTAAGAATTATAAAATGGGGAGGGAAAGGCATTTTTGTAGACAAACAATATAAAGTTTTTCCCAAACAGAGAAACTATGTCTATTTTCAGGAGTTTATTCCGAACCTGAGCTATGATATAAGGCTTATCGTTATTGGTAATAAGTGTTATTATTTAAAAAGGAATACCCGAAATAATGATTTTAGAGCTTCCGGCAGCGGAATGCTCGAATTTGCTCCGGGAAAATTCAATTTAGAAGCTGTAGATATAGCTTTTAAAGCGGCTCGGCAACTTAATATGATATGTGTGGCGTATGATTTTATTTTTGATGAAAATGATCAGCCATTGGTGGTAGAGATCAGTTACGGGTTTCAACCGTATGTTTATGATCAGTGCTTAGGTTTTTATGATAAGGATCTAAAATGGAATAAAACAGATGTTAATTTAGAATACGAAATTGTCCACAGTTTCTTAAATGCATATTCTTGA
- a CDS encoding oligosaccharide flippase family protein yields MENFVSLSALQLIGMVLPLITLPYILRVIGFEKYGVIVFSASLIAYFTALTDYSFKITATRDVAIYRDSPKKLNIIYSKVLTIKALFLLLSWLVIALVVYFYPPFYENRVIYFYTSLLLLGYALFPEWFFQGIEKMRYITYLNLGIKLFFTLCVFIFIKKESDFWIYPLLQSAGYIGAALVGQYLLIKKYKLKFIFLPYKTVIKTIKVNSPIFINQFVPTLYNNTSTFVLGIFGTAQLVGIYQAILTIINLIVALIEILSRVFFPFLNRRKDAFQWYKKMMLIMITVMVIGVLAFNKVIFWYLNVSYDNAFWILLILAIGLFGYTLYNVFGLNYFIVHRQDKLVMKNTLFASLLGFVLAYPLIHFYSVLGAAINLSLARCVMGGGLYYKFFNRKK; encoded by the coding sequence TTGGAAAACTTTGTTTCATTATCTGCATTGCAGCTCATAGGAATGGTGCTGCCTCTGATCACGTTGCCTTATATTTTAAGGGTAATTGGGTTCGAAAAATATGGAGTTATTGTCTTTTCGGCATCGTTGATTGCTTATTTTACGGCACTTACGGATTATAGCTTCAAGATTACGGCGACCCGCGATGTGGCTATCTACAGAGACAGCCCGAAAAAACTGAATATTATTTACAGTAAAGTTTTAACAATTAAGGCTTTGTTTCTATTGCTTTCATGGCTTGTTATTGCATTAGTAGTTTATTTTTATCCGCCTTTTTATGAAAATAGAGTCATTTATTTTTATACAAGTTTACTCTTATTAGGATATGCTTTATTTCCAGAATGGTTTTTTCAGGGGATTGAGAAAATGCGTTATATCACTTATTTAAATTTAGGCATTAAGCTTTTTTTTACCCTATGCGTTTTTATTTTTATTAAAAAAGAAAGTGATTTCTGGATTTATCCTCTGCTTCAAAGTGCCGGATATATCGGAGCAGCTTTAGTAGGACAGTATTTATTGATAAAAAAATATAAACTGAAGTTTATTTTTCTGCCCTACAAAACGGTTATTAAAACAATAAAAGTGAATTCACCGATTTTCATCAATCAGTTTGTTCCTACGTTGTATAATAACACCAGTACGTTTGTGTTGGGGATCTTTGGAACAGCACAGTTAGTGGGTATTTATCAGGCTATTTTAACGATTATAAATCTAATTGTAGCCTTAATTGAAATTCTTTCGCGTGTATTTTTCCCTTTTTTAAACCGAAGAAAAGATGCTTTCCAATGGTATAAAAAAATGATGCTGATCATGATAACCGTAATGGTAATTGGGGTGTTGGCTTTTAATAAAGTAATTTTCTGGTATCTGAATGTAAGCTATGATAATGCCTTCTGGATATTGCTGATATTGGCGATTGGTTTGTTTGGATATACGTTATATAATGTTTTTGGGCTTAATTATTTTATTGTACACCGTCAGGATAAACTGGTGATGAAGAATACATTATTTGCTTCCCTTTTGGGATTTGTTTTAGCCTATCCTTTGATCCATTTTTACTCTGTTTTAGGGGCTGCTATCAATTTATCATTGGCAAGATGTGTAATGGGTGGAGGATTATATTATAAATTTTTTAACAGAAAGAAATGA